The genomic interval ATGGAGTTAGAATATCTTCAAAAGAAGCTACTAATATTCCAATAAGTTCTATTGAAAGAGTAGAAGTTATTCCAAATGGAGGGGGAATACTTTATGGAGATGGAGCAAACGGTGGAGTTATAAATATACTTTCTAAAAATATTTATGGAAAAGATAGCAATAAAAAAGTTTCAGGAAATGTAAGAACTGAATATGGAAGTAGAGGTTCCTATAAATATGGATTAAGTACAAATGCTAAAGCTACTGATAGGTTAACTTTTCAAGTAGATTATTCAAAAGATAAATATAGAAGTGAAAGAAATTCTGATGAAAATGGTAAGATTGTAAGTAGATCACAAGAAGTTTCAGTTGATGCAAAATACAAATTTGATAATGCAGACTTAGTTGTAAAATATACAAGAAATGAAAAACATCGTGCAGATGGTGGAGATTTAGAAGAAGCTGATTACTACAAAGACAGAAAAATGGTAAGTTGGGCTGCTAGAGATTTCACAAGATCAAATGATTGGTATATTAACTATAGACAAAATATAGGTGATAATACTGAATTATTGACTTATGTAGACTTATATGATTCTAAAGAGAATGATGATGTGACAAAAATCCTTGATAGAGATTATGCAAGAAAAACAGTAAAATTGCAACTTAAACATAAATATTTTAATAATCATTATTTCATAGTTGGTACCGATTATATGAACGAAAAATTAAAAGGTTTAGATAGTAATGGAGGATATACTGGAAGAAATACTGAAAAAACTGATTATGGAGTTTTTACTATAAATGAATTAAAATTTGGAAAATTTACTTTTGCTCAAGGTTTAAGATTTAATAAAGCAAAATATGATTTTTATTGGAGAGAAAAATACCCTGTACCTAGAAACATAAGAGGAGAACATGGAGAACAAGAATATAAAAATTATGCTGCTAATTTAGAATTAAGATATGATTATTCTAATACAGGTATGGTTTATGGAAAATGGTCAAGAGACTTTAGAACTCCTTTAGCTAGAGAAATGTACTACACTTTAGATGGTTCAAAGTTAAAAGCTCAAACTCAAAACACATTTGAAATAGGAGTAAAAGATTATATTGCAGGTTCTTATGTAAGTTTATCAACTTTCTATAAAAAAACAAATGGAGAAATATACTATGAAGGAACTCCAAATAAAGAGTCTACTAGACCAGGTGCAGTGGTTTTCCCTTATTATAATATGGGGGATACTCGTAGAATTGGAGTAGAATTATTGACTCAACAATATCTAAATAATTTTACTTTTACAGAATCTGTTTCATATCTAAATCATAAGATAGTTGATTCTGATTTTGAATCAAGAAAAGGTAAAGAAATTCCTATGGTGCCAAACTGGAAATTAGGTTTTGGAATAGGATATAAATTTAATGATAAATTAAATTTAAATGCAGATATAATCTACTATGGTAAATTCTATGATTCAGATGACCCTGAAAATATAAGACCTAAAGATAAAGGAAATTATGCTACTGTAAGTGTATCAGCAAACTATAAATTTGAAAATGGTTTTGCTTTAAATGCTAGAGTAAATAACTTATTTGATAGAAAATATGAAGATTATGTTGGATACTGGGATGGAACTCGTCAATATTCTCCTGCTACTGGAAGATATTATTCAATTGGAGTAAGCTATACTTTCTAAAATTAAATGTAAAAATAAACTGTATTTATATCTCTAAATAGTGATTAATACAGTTTATTTTTTATATAATAACTTCATACAGTGAACTACTCCCACTTATAGAAGTATGGAACTTCTTGCTAGATATTGTTAAAATAACTTAGCTAAATAATAACCTGCATAGATGCCAATAAGTGATAAGCTGACAGTTCCTAATGAATATAATAATGCTAAGAAATATTCATTCTTTTCTATCAGCTGTACTGTTTCTAGTGAAAAAGTTGAAAATGTTGTAAATCCTCCACAAAGTCCTGTTGTTAAAAATAGAACTAATCTGTGATCTAAAACTTTTATATTTTTACTAAAAAATGATACAAAGCCAATTACTATTGCCCCTATTATATTTATAAAGATTGTTTTATTAGATGATATAGGAAGAAAGGAAAAACTATACCTCAATATAGCTCCCAAAGCTCCTCCTAAACCAACATATAAAAATTTAAGCATAAAATCTCCTATTTAAAAACTTCTTAATTAATTCATATCTTCCTTAAATTTGACATAATTACTTCTTTCCTCTAAAATTTTTATATATTCATTAATATTAAATTCTTCTAATCTAGCACTATTTTCAGTCCATAGTTGATGCCTAGGATGACCTTTTTTAGTAATCATTCCTCTATAAAACCATTTTCTACCCTTAGTTAAACTAATAATTCCTTTTATATTTTTTATCTCATCAAGAAAGTCGTAATCAGCAATATTATTATCTATCTTTAAACCTTTTAGACAATATTTTAAATATTTTCTTTTTTCAATTAAATTTCCCCAACAAGCTAATATATATGAACTAGGAAATCTATTTAGTATTTTTTCTATTTCTTCGATATTTTTACTATGTAAATCGCTATTTAAAACTTTATCCAAATTATTAGGCTCAGAAGTAACTTGTGCATATAAATTTAACATTATCCACCCATCATAGTTTTCCATATCAACAATATGTCTTATTTTTTCGATAGTTTTATCAGTTTGAAGTTTACCATCTACAATTTTAGCTTTACTAGGATTAACACCAAAACAAATTAATGGCTTGTTTCCTGTAACTTCTCCTAATACAAATCTTCTATTATTATCTCCTTGATATAAGATTTCAATATAGTATTCTTTCTTACTTTTAATTTCTATCCCTCCCATTTTATTATATCTATAAGTTCCTAAATCTATACAAGTACAATTATTTGGATAATATACTATTGTATGATCCTCTTTTCTAGAAGGAGTATGTCCAAAATAAATAGCTTTTCCTGTTTTATTTCTATCCCAAAAATTCTCCCTGTTCCAAATTAAAAAATATTCTTCCTGTTTTTCAGGTGGTAAATTTGGATTGTATGCTGCATGAGTAAATATACTTTTATTTGAAATTATAAGAGTTGGGAAACTTGATAGAAAATCTATAAGAAATTTATTTTTTTCTAAATCAAAAAAATTTTCAATTGATAGTCCAGTAACTCTCTTAAAAGATTCTATTGTTTTTTTCCCACCATTTATAAACCAATGTATCATTTTATCATAATCTAGAGTATTCACTGTTGTTAAAAGCATATCTTCATGATTACCAAGAATATGTAAAACATTATATCCTTGTTTTATCATTTCATCATATTTTAAATAAAGTTCATAGGATTGTATTCCTCTATCACAAGAGTCCCCAAGATTTATCAACAAATCATCTTTTTGTAAATTGACTTTTTCAATAAACTTTAAAAATAATTCATAGTTACCATGCAAGTCTGAAATTACAAAAATACGATTATAATCATTTTCATTTATATATTTAATCTGTTTTTTCCTTATTGTTATTTCTCTGTTCATTTATTCTAATTTTCCTTTTTATTCTATTATCATAATTATATCAAAAAAGAAGTTTTTTACTATCTTAGTCAAAATTTTATCCCCCGTAAGCAGAATATCTTTTCATACCTCTTTTCCATAACATTGCTGAAAATAAGCAAAGTATACTTAGCCAAGTTATTGATATAAATAAATTTTTTAGTATCAAGTCAAAAGAAGTTTTTTCAAGTAAAAGCATAGTAGGAACATAGCTTGTATACATAAAAGGTAAAAATTGTAAAGTCAAAAATATTTTAGCTGGTAACATTAAGAGTGGAAAAATATTTCCAGCAGATAAATTTCTTAAAACTTTTATTGAAGTATAAAGTGAAGAAACTTTTGAAAAATAAAAACTATAAAGTCCAATTAAAAAATCTATAAAAAAATTAATTAAATATCCCAATATTAAAAATATGATAAAAAAGAATATTTTTATCAAAGATAAATCTAATTTAATATAATTATGTAAAAAAGTATAAATTAAAATTAAAGGAATAAAGTTCATAACAATAAAAACTATTCTTTCTGGCAAATCAGCCATTAAATTATAGAAACAGTAATTATATGGTTTTAAAAGATATTTATTCAATTCTCCAAGCCTTATATCATCAGAAAATCTAATAATTGAGTTTGTTGTAGTTATATTTTTAACTATAAGAATTACAAAATAATAACTAACTACTTCTTTTACTTTTATAAATTCACTATGTTTAGCAACAGCTACCCATAGTAAAACACTGACTGAAAAAGGAACTAAGGAAAATAAAAAAGATAACACAAAATTTACTCTATATTCTAAGTAGCTAATCAAACTTATTTTAAAAATTTTAAAATATTTTTTCACAAATTTTCACCTACCTTATTTCTGATAGATTTTTCTTATAACATCATCCATACTAATATTTTCAATATTAATATCACTAAGCTCTTGAATAAAATTTCCTGAAATATTTTTCAATATATCCAAACTTTTATTATTATCAGTTGCTATTTTAATTGAATTACTATCTATTTTTTCTATTTCAATATCGTTTTCTAAATGAAGTTTTTTTATAAATTCATCTACATTAGGTTCTTTTAATTTAAGCACAAAATATTTTTGATTGAAAAATTGCTTTTGAAAATTTTTAAATGTATCTGAATAAATCATCTCTCCATTATTTATTAAAATTATGGAATCACAAAGTGTTACAATATCATTAAAATTATGGCTAGTTAAAAGAATAGTTGAACCATATTTTATACAATATTCTTTTAAAAAATTTCTGATATTATATTGAGTAATTACATCTAAACCTATTGTAGGTTCATCTAAAAATACTATATCTGGTTTATGAATTAAACTGGCAATAAGCTCCATTTTCATTCTTTCTCCAAGTGATAATCTTCTGACTTGGACATTTAATTGTTTTTCAACTCCCATAATTTCAACCACAGAATTAAGAGTGTTTTTATATTCTGAATCATCAATTTCATAGATTATTTTGTTTAATTCAAAAGTATCTAATGCTGGTAAATCCCACCAAAGTTGACTTTTATTTCCCATAACCATAGCAATACGGCGTAAATATTCTTTCTTTTTATCAAAAGGAAAATAAGCTAACACATCTACTTTACCACTTGTTGGCATTATGATACCCGTCAACATTTTTAAAGTTGTAGTTTTCCCTGCTCCATTCAAACCAATAAGCCCGACAATAGCTCCCTTAGGAATTTTTATAGAAAGATTTTGTACAGCTTTTTTAATAAGTTTTTCACGATGAAATAAATTTTTTAAACTACCTTTTAATCCAGCTTCTTTTTTATAATAAGTATAATCTTTACATAAATTTTCAGTCAAAATTACATATTCATTATTAACTTCCTGCACTGACATATCTTCTTAACCCCCTTTTAAAAATGAAATTTAAAATCATAAAACAGATAGCTGTTGCTATAAAGGAATAAATAATAAAATACAAATTTAAGTCCTTTACTATATATAGAATTGGAAAGTTAAAACAAACAAATAATGGAATAATAAAGATTAAAATTTTTTGAATAATATTAGGATAAATTGACATTGGTTTATTTCCAACAGTAATTAACTCTGAACCAATCCCCATAACAATATCCATTCTCATAAACCAAAATGCTAAGCTCATTAACATAAACATAATTGAATATATCATTAGAAATCCATTAATTGACAATAAAATATATATTAAAATTTTTACAGGTGTGAGTATTATGTGGAGTTTTTTTATACAATAGATAATCCCAAATATATTTATAAAAATATTTTTTATTTGTGGAATATCAAATTCATTAAATGAAATATTAAATTTTTTATTGACAGGTTGCAATAATAAAAAATCTAATTCTCCAGTATTTATTAATTCTGGCAATCTTTTTAGCCCTGGTACTACTGCAAATGTAAATACTGAATCCATAAGTCCACCTTGAAAGGTAAGCATTAACATCTGATATTTATTCCAGCCATTTATATCTTTGGTATGTAAAAATGCCACATTTATAAATATTATATACATAGCCATCCATATAAGCTCAAAAGTTCCTCCTACTAAAAAATTAAATTTATATTCCATTTGATACATCAAAGAACCTCTTAAATATGCTTTCATTATCTGAAAATATCTTTTCACAATCCCACCCCCTAAAATTTTTAATCATGTATTTTTAACTTTTCTAAAAAATATTTATAAAAATAAAAATTTAAACATAAAATCTCCTATTTAAAAACTTCTTAATTGATTTAAAGAAAAATCCCATTCAGGTGTGATAAGTACATCTTTTCCCTTTAATGAATACCATACACCTAAGTTTCTATCACTAGGATTTATTAATATTTGTGTTTGTTGTGCAGGCATATAAGATTGTGCTAACATAAATATTTTTTCTCCCTTATCATTTTCTGCCATATCTACGATAAGAACAACATGTCCTGGACTTCCACCTTTAATGAAAGCATCACCTATTTTCATTTTATCTAAACTTTGTAATTTCATTTCTTTTTCCAATGAAAGAGTTCCACAATATGCAAATACCATATTCATATAAGATTTAAAATCTTTATAAGTATTTGAGGGATTAGCTTTCTTAACATAAGAACCTTTTCCTTGTACATTTATTCTATAACCTTCCATCCATTTTGAATACTTAGCCTCAAAACCTGAAGTAAAATGAAAATTTATCTTATTATATTCTTTTTTTGAATAAAAATATTCAGCTCTAAGTAACATAATAGCATCTGCACATTGATGTAAATCTTGATTTCCTATCTCTACATCAAATACACTATCATAGATTCCTCTACTTGATTTTTCTTTCCCATTATAATATAAAGCTTTTTCTCCATAAGGCTTTAATTTTTGATTTCTTAAAAATTCAGCAAAACTTCCCTTTTCAACACTTACTCTTTTATATCCATTGGGGACAGAATATCTTGTTTCTACTGTCATTCCTTTTTTATTTAAATGATTTATTTCAGCATACAAAAAACTTTGTAAGCTAAAAAGTAAAAAAACTATTAAAATTTTACATATTCTATTTTTCATATATACTCCTAAAAATATTATAGGTTTTCTAAACTTTCATCATAATATAAAATTTTATTTGAATAGCTTTTAAGCATTTCCATTTTCTCAACTATATCTGATTTAATAAATTGAGGCTTCATTGCAGACACAATTTCTGCTATAGATTGTCTTCCTCTTATGTAAGCCAATTTAAAATCTTTTAATTCTAATTCTTTTGCTAAACTATCTATACAGTCATTTAAAGTCCCTAGTTCATCTACAAGTCCATTTTCTTTTGCTTGGCTTCCTAACCACACACGACCACCTGCAATTTTTTCTAAATCTTCCTCACTTATATTTCTTGCTTGCATAACATGCTCTTTAAATTCACTATATACCTCATTCATACTATATATAATTTTTTCTTTTGACTCTTCACTTAACTTTGAAAACACATCAAAGATATCAAAACCTTTTCCTTTTGAAAAACCTTCCATATTTACTTTTAATTTATTAATTGTTTCAGTGAATTCAGGATATAGAATAACAACTCCTATTGAACCTGTTAATGTTACAGGAGTCGCAAATAGTTTTTTTCCAACAGTTGCAATGTAGTATCCTCCACTTGCACACAAATCTCCCATAGAAATATAAATAGGAATTTCTAATTTCTTTAACTTCTGATATATTTTTTCGCTTTCTAAAGCACTTCCCCCTGGAGAATTAATTCTTAAAACAAGTCCTTTTAAATTTTTAATATCTTCCAAGGCCTCTAATTTCTCTACAACATTATCATAATTAATCACAGATTCTCTACTTTCTCTTGTATCTATTTCTCCTTCAAGATTAATTACTGCTATTGTGTTCTTACTTTTATTTTTCTTTCTTTTATAAGCTGAAATATATTCTCCAAAGTCAACTGTGTCCTCATCATAATCCACACCTATTTCTTCATAGGTAGATACACCATCAATTAAGCCTAACTCTTTAGCTTTTTCTGAATTAGCAAAAATCAAATCTCCTGAAAGAATTTCATTTGTTATATCAATTTTTCTTTTTTCTTTAACTAGGTTTATAAAATTTTGAAATAAAGTTTCTTTAATATTCATTAAAGATTCTTTCTTTTCTTCAGTCATCTTATCATGGCTAAAACTTTCTCCTGCCACCTTATAATCACCTATATGTAAAGTGTTTACTGTAACTCCTAAAGTAGCTAAAACATTTTTAAAGTAAGGCTCTTTATATTCATAACCACGGAAATATAAACAAGATTGCTTAGTATTTAGCATGTAGATTTTATTTGCTAGTAAGGCTATTTGGTAAGAATACTCATCAAAAGTTGTACCTATTGCAATGATTTCTTTATTAGCTGATAATTTTTTAAAAATTTCTTTTATCTCTTCAATGTGAACTCTCGATAAGTCAACTTCATCAACATCTATTATTATTTTTTCTATTTTTTTATCATCAACTAAGTTCTCTAAAGCTTTTAAAACTACGTCATGTGATAAAGCTTTATTTATAGATACAGCTGATACCATATAGTCCTCAACAAGCTCTCCTATATTAAAAACTACTGTTTTAACTCCTTTTAATGAAATAACATCTTTATTTTTAAATTTTCTTTTAACTAATAAAATAAGAATACAAATAGCAATTATAATAACTATTGAAATAATTACTGCTTGTAGTAGTGCATATAAAATAACCATATCTCCCTCCCAAAAAATAATTCACTATTTTTAATTATATCATATTTTGTAGAAACAAAAAGAAGGGGCTGTTGCAAATTAAAATTTCAATACTAAAGTAAAAAATAAGTGAGTTACGAATGGAAATTTTAGATAAAAAATCAAATAGAATGAGCCGAGCAAATTCAGGAGTGTTTGAGTGTAACGAGTTTCCTGATTTGCAGCGAATTCTTGATTTTTTATCGTTAAGAAATTTACTCAGTAACGAACTATTTTTTACTTTTTATTAATTTTGCAATAGCCCCAAGTTTTGTTATTTAAAATAGAAATAGATTATAGGCATAATTCTTCTATAGCTTCTTTACAAACTTCTAGCATTTTATCAATTTCTTCATAAGTTATAACATAAGGAGGCATGAAATAAACACTATTTCCTATAGGTCTAACAAAAACTCCTTTTTTCAATGCTAAATTATAGATTTCTTTTCCTACTCTTACATTTGGAAGAAGATTATCTTTTAATTCTATGGCTCCTATAAGTCCTATATTTCTTATATCTTCTATATATGGCTTACCTTTAAAAATTTCATTCATTTTTTCTTTTAAGTACTTACCTTTTTCATTTATAGTATTTAAGACATTATCTTCTTTAAAGATTCTCAATACTTCTAAAGCTATTCTACAACCTAAAGGGTTACCAGAATATGTATGAGAGTGTAAGAAAGACTTTCCTTCTTTATAGTCAGCATAAAAAGCATTAAATATATCTGTAGTTATACAAAGCATAGCTATAGGATAATAACCTGATGAAAGACCCTTTGCTATACACATCATATCTGGTTCTATACCTGCATGTTCACAAGCAAACATCTTTCCTGTTCTACCAAAGCCCATAGCAATTTCATCATCTATTAAATGTATATTATATTTTTTAGTTAAGTCTCTTACAGCTTTTAAGAATCTAGCAGAATATATTTTTATTCCTGCTGCACCTTGTACCATAGGCTCAACTATCATACAAGCTAATTCATTATGATTTTTTTCAATTATTTCTTCTAATTCTTTAATACATTCATCTTCTAATTTTGTAAATTCTTCATTAGATAATTTTGAATTGACATAAGGAACTCTAACTTTTCTTCCTTCTTTTATAAGTGGTCTATATGTTTCAGTGAAGATATCAACATCTCCTACTCCTAAAGCTCCTATTGTTTCACCATGGTAAGCATTCTCTAAAGATAAAAATTTAGTTTTTTGTGGATTTCCTGTTTGTAAATGATATTGGAAACTTAATTTCAAAGCCATTTCAATACAAGATGATCCATTGTCTGAAAATAAAAACTTATTAAGCCCTCTAGGTAAAACCTTAGTAAGTTCCTCACATAGTTCAGCAGCAGGCTCATGAGCAAAATTTGCAAAGA from Fusobacterium pseudoperiodonticum carries:
- a CDS encoding TonB-dependent receptor, producing MFKRIIVLSLILATAIYANDEAEVRLNESVITAQNFKTTVRNTASNVTIVTAKDIEEKGAQNLVDALRMVPGVMVKNYYGNITFDIGGYSSVHAERNSIITYDGVRISSKEATNIPISSIERVEVIPNGGGILYGDGANGGVINILSKNIYGKDSNKKVSGNVRTEYGSRGSYKYGLSTNAKATDRLTFQVDYSKDKYRSERNSDENGKIVSRSQEVSVDAKYKFDNADLVVKYTRNEKHRADGGDLEEADYYKDRKMVSWAARDFTRSNDWYINYRQNIGDNTELLTYVDLYDSKENDDVTKILDRDYARKTVKLQLKHKYFNNHYFIVGTDYMNEKLKGLDSNGGYTGRNTEKTDYGVFTINELKFGKFTFAQGLRFNKAKYDFYWREKYPVPRNIRGEHGEQEYKNYAANLELRYDYSNTGMVYGKWSRDFRTPLAREMYYTLDGSKLKAQTQNTFEIGVKDYIAGSYVSLSTFYKKTNGEIYYEGTPNKESTRPGAVVFPYYNMGDTRRIGVELLTQQYLNNFTFTESVSYLNHKIVDSDFESRKGKEIPMVPNWKLGFGIGYKFNDKLNLNADIIYYGKFYDSDDPENIRPKDKGNYATVSVSANYKFENGFALNARVNNLFDRKYEDYVGYWDGTRQYSPATGRYYSIGVSYTF
- the crcB gene encoding fluoride efflux transporter CrcB, translated to MLKFLYVGLGGALGAILRYSFSFLPISSNKTIFINIIGAIVIGFVSFFSKNIKVLDHRLVLFLTTGLCGGFTTFSTFSLETVQLIEKNEYFLALLYSLGTVSLSLIGIYAGYYLAKLF
- a CDS encoding metallophosphoesterase — encoded protein: MNREITIRKKQIKYINENDYNRIFVISDLHGNYELFLKFIEKVNLQKDDLLINLGDSCDRGIQSYELYLKYDEMIKQGYNVLHILGNHEDMLLTTVNTLDYDKMIHWFINGGKKTIESFKRVTGLSIENFFDLEKNKFLIDFLSSFPTLIISNKSIFTHAAYNPNLPPEKQEEYFLIWNRENFWDRNKTGKAIYFGHTPSRKEDHTIVYYPNNCTCIDLGTYRYNKMGGIEIKSKKEYYIEILYQGDNNRRFVLGEVTGNKPLICFGVNPSKAKIVDGKLQTDKTIEKIRHIVDMENYDGWIMLNLYAQVTSEPNNLDKVLNSDLHSKNIEEIEKILNRFPSSYILACWGNLIEKRKYLKYCLKGLKIDNNIADYDFLDEIKNIKGIISLTKGRKWFYRGMITKKGHPRHQLWTENSARLEEFNINEYIKILEERSNYVKFKEDMN
- a CDS encoding ABC transporter permease; amino-acid sequence: MKKYFKIFKISLISYLEYRVNFVLSFLFSLVPFSVSVLLWVAVAKHSEFIKVKEVVSYYFVILIVKNITTTNSIIRFSDDIRLGELNKYLLKPYNYCFYNLMADLPERIVFIVMNFIPLILIYTFLHNYIKLDLSLIKIFFFIIFLILGYLINFFIDFLIGLYSFYFSKVSSLYTSIKVLRNLSAGNIFPLLMLPAKIFLTLQFLPFMYTSYVPTMLLLEKTSFDLILKNLFISITWLSILCLFSAMLWKRGMKRYSAYGG
- a CDS encoding ATP-binding cassette domain-containing protein, with protein sequence MSVQEVNNEYVILTENLCKDYTYYKKEAGLKGSLKNLFHREKLIKKAVQNLSIKIPKGAIVGLIGLNGAGKTTTLKMLTGIIMPTSGKVDVLAYFPFDKKKEYLRRIAMVMGNKSQLWWDLPALDTFELNKIIYEIDDSEYKNTLNSVVEIMGVEKQLNVQVRRLSLGERMKMELIASLIHKPDIVFLDEPTIGLDVITQYNIRNFLKEYCIKYGSTILLTSHNFNDIVTLCDSIILINNGEMIYSDTFKNFQKQFFNQKYFVLKLKEPNVDEFIKKLHLENDIEIEKIDSNSIKIATDNNKSLDILKNISGNFIQELSDINIENISMDDVIRKIYQK
- a CDS encoding ABC transporter permease codes for the protein MKRYFQIMKAYLRGSLMYQMEYKFNFLVGGTFELIWMAMYIIFINVAFLHTKDINGWNKYQMLMLTFQGGLMDSVFTFAVVPGLKRLPELINTGELDFLLLQPVNKKFNISFNEFDIPQIKNIFINIFGIIYCIKKLHIILTPVKILIYILLSINGFLMIYSIMFMLMSLAFWFMRMDIVMGIGSELITVGNKPMSIYPNIIQKILIFIIPLFVCFNFPILYIVKDLNLYFIIYSFIATAICFMILNFIFKRGLRRYVSAGS
- a CDS encoding DUF4846 domain-containing protein produces the protein MKNRICKILIVFLLFSLQSFLYAEINHLNKKGMTVETRYSVPNGYKRVSVEKGSFAEFLRNQKLKPYGEKALYYNGKEKSSRGIYDSVFDVEIGNQDLHQCADAIMLLRAEYFYSKKEYNKINFHFTSGFEAKYSKWMEGYRINVQGKGSYVKKANPSNTYKDFKSYMNMVFAYCGTLSLEKEMKLQSLDKMKIGDAFIKGGSPGHVVLIVDMAENDKGEKIFMLAQSYMPAQQTQILINPSDRNLGVWYSLKGKDVLITPEWDFSLNQLRSF
- the sppA gene encoding signal peptide peptidase SppA, which codes for MVILYALLQAVIISIVIIIAICILILLVKRKFKNKDVISLKGVKTVVFNIGELVEDYMVSAVSINKALSHDVVLKALENLVDDKKIEKIIIDVDEVDLSRVHIEEIKEIFKKLSANKEIIAIGTTFDEYSYQIALLANKIYMLNTKQSCLYFRGYEYKEPYFKNVLATLGVTVNTLHIGDYKVAGESFSHDKMTEEKKESLMNIKETLFQNFINLVKEKRKIDITNEILSGDLIFANSEKAKELGLIDGVSTYEEIGVDYDEDTVDFGEYISAYKRKKNKSKNTIAVINLEGEIDTRESRESVINYDNVVEKLEALEDIKNLKGLVLRINSPGGSALESEKIYQKLKKLEIPIYISMGDLCASGGYYIATVGKKLFATPVTLTGSIGVVILYPEFTETINKLKVNMEGFSKGKGFDIFDVFSKLSEESKEKIIYSMNEVYSEFKEHVMQARNISEEDLEKIAGGRVWLGSQAKENGLVDELGTLNDCIDSLAKELELKDFKLAYIRGRQSIAEIVSAMKPQFIKSDIVEKMEMLKSYSNKILYYDESLENL
- the bioA gene encoding adenosylmethionine--8-amino-7-oxononanoate transaminase; its protein translation is MINNLSELQKKDLKYVFHPCAQMKDFEKNPPLVIKKGEGLYLIDENGNRYMDCISSWWVNLFGHCNERINKVISEQVNTLEHIIFANFAHEPAAELCEELTKVLPRGLNKFLFSDNGSSCIEMALKLSFQYHLQTGNPQKTKFLSLENAYHGETIGALGVGDVDIFTETYRPLIKEGRKVRVPYVNSKLSNEEFTKLEDECIKELEEIIEKNHNELACMIVEPMVQGAAGIKIYSARFLKAVRDLTKKYNIHLIDDEIAMGFGRTGKMFACEHAGIEPDMMCIAKGLSSGYYPIAMLCITTDIFNAFYADYKEGKSFLHSHTYSGNPLGCRIALEVLRIFKEDNVLNTINEKGKYLKEKMNEIFKGKPYIEDIRNIGLIGAIELKDNLLPNVRVGKEIYNLALKKGVFVRPIGNSVYFMPPYVITYEEIDKMLEVCKEAIEELCL